A region of the Agrobacterium sp. RAC06 genome:
CGCTGGTCCGCCCGGCCGGTGTGTCGAGCAACGATTGATCGACCAACTGACGAAACGAAGAAGGCCGCCGGAGCGATCCGGCGGCCTTTTCTGTCGGGGGTATGTCAGGACAGCGGTGGCAGCTCCGTGACCGAGGCGATGAAGTCGGCAATCGCCGTGGTGTCGTCGAGGTCGAAGACCGGCAGATCGGTGTCCTCGACGCGGTGATCAGCCGCGATCGCGCGGATGTGCGGATCCGTTGGTGCCAGAGGTTCTCGGTTGGCGGATGCTTCCCGACGCGCTTCGATCTTCGGGACGGGCTCTCGCTTGTAGCCTTCGATCAGCACGAGGTCGCAGGGGCCGATGCGGGCGAGGATTTCCTCGAAACTCGGTTCGGGAGCGCCACGCAGCTCGTG
Encoded here:
- the mobB gene encoding molybdopterin-guanine dinucleotide biosynthesis protein B — translated: MTKTPRIFGIAGWKNSGKTGLAVRLVEEFTRRGYKISTIKHAHHDFDIDKVGADSYRHREAGAHEVVIVSGTRYAIMHELRGAPEPSFEEILARIGPCDLVLIEGYKREPVPKIEARREASANREPLAPTDPHIRAIAADHRVEDTDLPVFDLDDTTAIADFIASVTELPPLS